Proteins found in one Fulvitalea axinellae genomic segment:
- a CDS encoding IS630 family transposase, which yields MDKNVPRSLCQVVQWAQENCSVTASRAVLSRLLRFAGYSYKRMRVSCSHKRDKVLFDFFKTEIQELKKMEDEGEIDLYSFDEMGVNLSPVVPYGWQKVGKTHRLSSIPSSNHTVVGFVNRKCDFHGFRVDGAATAETTVACINDFVDQIEKKTVVLIDNASIHKAIFVREKMVEWAGKGLFLQFIPAYSPELNFIERLWLEFKHRWLSKPNYFDSIEELTKAIDDVIRRIGTKYRINFE from the coding sequence GTGGATAAGAATGTCCCACGAAGCCTTTGTCAAGTGGTGCAATGGGCTCAAGAGAACTGTTCCGTTACCGCATCCCGCGCGGTCCTGTCCCGATTATTAAGGTTTGCCGGGTACAGCTACAAAAGAATGCGGGTCAGCTGTTCCCACAAACGGGACAAGGTGCTGTTTGATTTCTTTAAAACGGAGATACAGGAGCTTAAGAAGATGGAAGATGAAGGTGAAATAGATTTGTATTCGTTTGACGAAATGGGAGTGAACCTGTCACCGGTCGTTCCTTATGGATGGCAAAAGGTTGGAAAAACGCACCGACTATCCAGTATACCCAGCAGCAACCATACGGTTGTCGGTTTTGTGAATCGGAAATGCGATTTCCACGGATTCAGAGTTGACGGCGCGGCAACGGCTGAAACCACCGTCGCATGCATTAATGATTTTGTCGATCAAATAGAAAAGAAAACAGTTGTCCTAATCGATAACGCAAGCATCCACAAAGCGATATTCGTCAGAGAGAAAATGGTCGAATGGGCAGGCAAAGGCTTGTTCCTTCAGTTTATACCGGCATATTCTCCCGAGCTAAATTTCATCGAGAGGCTTTGGCTCGAATTCAAGCATCGATGGCTTTCAAAGCCGAACTATTTTGATTCAATAGAAGAGCTGACAAAAGCCATCGATGATGTCATTAGAAGGATTGGGACAAAGTATCGAATTAATTTTGAATGA
- a CDS encoding carboxypeptidase-like regulatory domain-containing protein: MFRKFLPILILNFLVFGSLCAQQKIRLKGVVTDAQTGEGVAFAHVGSCDKPIGAVAGDDGKFDLSLSVLFRNDSLCVSSIGYKTVKFPINELLKEKDDLVLALSPNVTELDELVIHGSKISGRRVIRDAVKAIKKNFPKKPFVEKGYYRDYLKKDGEYVSLLEGAFIVEDPGFKKRIKKGKVYVEQIRYSEEYLKNYEKYVKDVENDSLRHLVYGISPFVDGNELASLLGNNPVRNHKSSLAFIGVLDSMWRKKSLEFEIDHYTYLGEDEVYVVKVSPTRAYQHVDVKGEFYIRVKDFAFVRMDFEFYVHKVFDKLRKWYEVSLEYQDVDGKMYLKYLSFINYFKLIVDNQYAELQQYREFFVNDVIPEGMYVPGSFSKEGLLDPEKPLFDQGFRNDPDFWKKYNNSILETPLVE, translated from the coding sequence TATTAATATTAAACTTTCTCGTCTTCGGTTCACTGTGTGCCCAACAAAAGATTCGCCTCAAGGGAGTGGTGACTGATGCACAGACAGGTGAGGGAGTGGCTTTTGCGCATGTTGGGTCTTGCGATAAGCCTATAGGGGCTGTGGCTGGGGATGACGGGAAGTTTGATTTAAGTCTATCTGTATTATTTCGCAATGATAGTCTGTGTGTCTCCTCTATTGGCTACAAAACCGTAAAGTTTCCGATAAATGAGCTTTTGAAGGAAAAGGATGATTTGGTATTGGCTCTAAGTCCAAATGTTACCGAATTGGATGAATTAGTGATCCATGGTTCGAAGATCAGTGGAAGAAGGGTGATTCGCGACGCCGTGAAAGCCATTAAGAAGAATTTTCCAAAGAAGCCATTCGTGGAGAAGGGGTATTATCGCGACTACCTAAAAAAGGATGGGGAATACGTAAGCTTACTGGAAGGTGCCTTTATTGTAGAGGATCCCGGGTTCAAAAAACGTATCAAGAAAGGGAAAGTGTATGTGGAGCAGATTAGGTATAGCGAAGAATATCTGAAAAATTATGAGAAGTACGTAAAAGACGTTGAAAATGATTCTTTAAGGCATCTCGTTTACGGTATCTCTCCTTTTGTCGACGGTAATGAGTTGGCTAGTCTTCTGGGTAACAACCCTGTCCGAAACCATAAGTCGAGTTTGGCTTTTATCGGTGTTTTGGATTCGATGTGGCGCAAAAAGAGTTTGGAATTTGAGATTGACCATTATACGTATTTGGGAGAGGATGAAGTATACGTGGTTAAAGTTAGCCCGACGAGAGCATATCAGCATGTGGATGTAAAAGGGGAATTTTATATTCGGGTGAAAGACTTTGCGTTTGTAAGAATGGACTTTGAATTTTACGTCCATAAAGTCTTCGATAAGTTGAGGAAATGGTACGAGGTGTCGCTGGAATATCAGGACGTGGACGGAAAGATGTACCTGAAATACTTGTCTTTCATAAATTATTTTAAGCTCATTGTCGATAATCAGTATGCGGAGTTACAGCAGTACAGGGAGTTTTTTGTGAACGACGTAATACCTGAAGGGATGTATGTGCCGGGAAGTTTTTCGAAAGAGGGCTTGTTGGATCCAGAGAAACCGTTGTTTGATCAGGGCTTTAGGAACGATCCCGATTTTTGGAAAAAATACAACAACTCTATTCTGGAAACTCCTTTGGTGGAATAA
- a CDS encoding pyruvate dehydrogenase complex dihydrolipoamide acetyltransferase, producing the protein MAEIIRMPKMSDTMTEGVIAAWLKKEGEEVQSGDILAEVETDKATMELESYSDGILLHIGVPEKNSVPVDGIIAIIGEEGEDISAELKEIDREKSGVSQEESPETPAGAETETAATEEIDTSDVNATVIRMPKMSDTMTTGTIAAWHKQVGDSVSSGDILAEVETDKATMELESYEDGTLLYIGVESGNSVDVDGIIAIIGEEGADYEKLLKAENGKPAKTEAPAKAEATPSTPAPAATPSPTTTATASNNPKGDNSRIFASPLAKKIAKEKGFNISEIPGSGEHGRVIKRDVEAFVPTMATTPVAPEAPTSVSTATPPTPAIELPAVVGEVSFEDKPVSQMRKTIAKRLSDSKQTSPHFYVSMEINMDKAIEARKSMNESSPVKISFNDIVIKATAAAIRQHPDVNSSWLGDTIRYNQHINIGVAMAVPDGLLVPVVRFADNKTLSHISAEVKTFSSKAKNKQLQPADWEGNTFTISNLGMFGVEDFTAIINPPDACILAVGGINQKPVVKDGQIVPGNIMKVTLSSDHRVVDGAVAAAFLNTLKNFLEDPIKLLI; encoded by the coding sequence ATGGCGGAAATCATCAGAATGCCTAAAATGAGCGACACGATGACCGAAGGGGTTATCGCCGCTTGGCTAAAAAAAGAAGGCGAAGAAGTTCAGTCCGGGGACATCCTGGCCGAAGTCGAGACGGACAAGGCCACCATGGAACTGGAATCATACTCAGACGGCATCTTGCTCCACATCGGCGTACCGGAAAAGAACTCCGTTCCGGTAGACGGAATCATCGCCATTATCGGCGAAGAAGGCGAGGACATCTCGGCTGAACTCAAAGAGATAGATAGGGAAAAGAGTGGCGTTAGCCAAGAGGAATCGCCTGAAACTCCTGCGGGTGCGGAGACCGAAACGGCCGCAACCGAAGAGATCGACACCTCTGATGTAAACGCCACGGTCATCCGCATGCCTAAAATGAGCGATACGATGACTACCGGAACCATCGCCGCTTGGCACAAGCAGGTTGGTGATTCGGTAAGCTCGGGCGACATTCTGGCCGAAGTGGAAACCGACAAGGCGACCATGGAACTTGAGTCTTATGAAGACGGCACGCTCCTCTACATAGGTGTAGAAAGCGGAAATTCCGTGGATGTTGACGGCATAATCGCTATTATCGGAGAAGAAGGAGCCGACTATGAGAAGCTTCTGAAAGCCGAAAACGGAAAACCAGCGAAAACCGAGGCTCCGGCCAAAGCTGAGGCAACTCCCTCAACCCCAGCTCCCGCCGCCACTCCTAGCCCGACAACGACCGCCACTGCTTCAAACAATCCGAAAGGAGATAACAGCAGGATTTTCGCATCTCCTTTGGCCAAAAAAATCGCCAAAGAAAAAGGATTTAACATCAGCGAAATTCCGGGATCAGGAGAACACGGAAGAGTAATAAAGCGCGACGTAGAAGCGTTTGTCCCAACCATGGCTACAACGCCTGTAGCTCCGGAAGCACCTACAAGCGTCAGCACGGCCACTCCTCCAACTCCAGCCATAGAGTTGCCAGCGGTTGTAGGCGAGGTAAGTTTCGAAGACAAGCCCGTTTCGCAAATGCGTAAGACAATCGCCAAGCGCCTGTCCGACAGCAAGCAAACATCTCCGCACTTCTACGTTTCGATGGAAATCAACATGGACAAAGCCATCGAGGCCCGCAAGTCCATGAACGAGAGCTCTCCTGTAAAGATCTCTTTCAACGATATCGTAATCAAGGCGACTGCGGCCGCCATCCGCCAGCATCCTGACGTTAACTCGTCTTGGCTTGGCGACACGATCCGTTACAACCAGCACATCAACATCGGCGTTGCGATGGCCGTGCCGGACGGATTGTTGGTTCCTGTAGTGCGTTTCGCCGACAACAAAACTCTTTCGCATATTTCAGCCGAGGTTAAGACCTTCTCGTCTAAAGCGAAGAACAAACAACTCCAGCCCGCCGATTGGGAAGGAAACACTTTCACGATCTCGAACCTTGGCATGTTCGGCGTAGAAGACTTCACTGCGATTATCAATCCGCCAGACGCTTGTATCCTTGCGGTAGGCGGCATCAATCAGAAGCCAGTTGTAAAGGACGGTCAAATCGTCCCTGGCAATATCATGAAAGTGACCCTTTCAAGCGATCACCGTGTTGTTGACGGAGCCGTAGCTGCCGCTTTCCTCAACACGCTCAAGAACTTCTTGGAAGATCCTATCAAGCTTTTGATCTGA
- a CDS encoding helix-turn-helix domain-containing protein, with the protein MRFLNLSSSTVNRLETLVRKSENYRVRQRAQAILFSARGYQRSQISDLLSVTTETVSSWFDQIEENEDWDLKDLPGRGRKPIIGEDNSKKI; encoded by the coding sequence ATGCGTTTTTTGAACTTATCATCATCGACCGTCAACCGTTTAGAAACTCTTGTCAGAAAGAGTGAGAATTATCGGGTAAGGCAAAGAGCCCAAGCCATACTTTTTAGTGCCAGGGGGTATCAACGATCCCAGATCAGCGATCTGTTGAGTGTCACAACGGAAACGGTATCGTCTTGGTTCGATCAAATTGAGGAGAATGAAGACTGGGACCTTAAAGACCTTCCTGGGCGTGGGCGGAAACCTATAATTGGGGAGGATAACTCCAAAAAAATTTGA